The DNA sequence GTCCTTCCCATCTCTTCTTCTTCCCTGAAGTCATTGGTAGCCACTCGTCTCTTTTCTCTGGATATacttattctgaatatttcacatAAGTTTGTGTTCTCGTTTGACTTCTTTAACCCAGCATAGTGTTTTCATGTGTTGTAATTATGTATCAGTTCCTCttattgtattcattcatttgtattgCTTCATACAGTTGATAGGCATCTGGGTTGTTTTGGCTGCTTGTGAACATTGATATACCAGTTTGGTGTGTGAACatgtgttttctgttcttttgtctGTATACCTagaatggaattgctgaatcGTATGCTAACTCTCTGACatcttgaggaactgccaaacacttttcccaagtggctgcaccattttcattttctattaccTGGGAATGTATGAGGGATCCAGTGTCTCCACATTTTGCCACCACTCGTTGTTAActgttttttattatagccatccatTCCACATACAAGTGGAATGTGATttaatatactgtatttttttttcgtttttgttttatgttttttatagaGGCAAATTTCTGGAGATGTGCAATGATCTCTTAGCTAGAGTGGAGCCACCACTTCGTAGTGTTTTGGAACAAACCAGTAAGTATTTTTGTGATTGAATTTGTTTGCGTATCTCAGACTCTTTGGAAATTGTTATCTATTATCTTAGCTTTGCAAGCAGTGATACAAATTTTTATTGTGTGAACTAATTCAATAGTATatattaagcttttaaaaaatctgtatcttCCCCCTGCCCAAAGCAATCTTTTGAAACTAGTAAAAGTTACTTCAAGAAACTGAATTCAGACTGAAAGTTGGATATAAGCCTCACAATTATTTAATGGTGGTAAAAATTGTCTTTTGCGATGCTGATATGGTAGTCTTGTAAGCTTTTCTGTCAGTGAATTCTTCCCTAGCTGGATGAGAGCTGTAGTAAAGGGAAGGTAGGATAACCACATACTTATTTAATAAGATGCTTTAATTTTGTCTCAGGGTAAAAGGTGACTGATTTAGGAGTATATACTAATTTTCCTAAAATCTTTGACAAACCATTTACCTGGACTTCACTGTTGCGTTGATTGCTATTTCAGAGTGTTGAGATATACTGTCAGCTTGGCACAGACCTTCCTCTTTAATTAGTGATGATGGCAGATGGGCTTATTTCCACACTGGGAAAGGCCATTTCTTTAAATAGCCCTTCTCAAGAAATTATCAATGGTTGTTAGATAAAATGTGACAAGGAAATCAGGTATTATTAAGAAGTATTTTATGAGCAACAGCAGATCGTTGATACacaccttctttctttctgatatgaaCAAACTCTACccgtattttattttatttttattttttgagatgggagtcttgctctgtcatccaggctggagtgcagtggtgcaatctcagctcactgcaacctctgcctcctgggttaaggCAAttttcctgccctcagcctcctgagtagctgtgattacaggcgtgcgccaccacgtctggcttatttttgtatttttagtggagatggggttttaccacgttggccaggctggttttgaactcctgacctcaggtaatctgcccgcttcggcctcctaaagtactgggattacaagcatgagccaccatgcctggcttccatCTGTGTTTTAATGTGGACTATGTTTATGCGTTAGATTAGAACAGTAGAGTAGCTGGATgtgattctcctttttttttcctttaatgtcaGGTCAGAGTAACTCAGTGCTTTGAGGCCCTCTTATTTTCCTGATGGCTAACGTATTTGTTTGGTCTGTTGATGTTTTAACACTTCTTTGTGTGATATCGTGTGAGAAATTCAGGACCTGTACACTGCAGTACATTTGAGTATTCCTGGCCCTCACCTCCTAAATCCCACTAGCTACCCTTCCCCcattattttgagaattaaaacaCCTACTTGTTTCCAGATGCCACATGCCTCTGTGAGTGTGGGCATGAGTATATGTGTATTGTGGAGGTGGGTGAGGGAGTGGAGGAGTTTTGTTATACATCTGAGTTGTTTCATCATGGTAAGATGTTACTGTTCTTtcgtttcattaaaaaaatctgtctaattctttaaaaatagagttaaagaaagaagatatttatgcagtgGAGATAGTTGGTGGTGCTACACGAATCCCTGCGGTAAAGGAGAAGATCAGCAAATTTTTTGGTAAAGAACTTAGTACAACATTAAATGCTGATGAAGCTGTCACTCGAGGCTGTGCATTGCAGgtgaatattctttcttttatagGTAACCGTTTATAAATCATTGTAACAAGATGGCAGTGGTTTATGTATCTAATAACCTGGGGTTAGCTCAGGGTGATTTCAAGGTGTTGAGATTCCAaaacctttgttttaaaatagaggTGATGTTCCTAAAAGTAATTGTACTCTATAGCACATAAGATGAATTAATTGACTAGAAACATAGGTAACTCTGAGCCTGAAGTATGACTACAATTTGGCCTGTAACCTATGTCTGTATGAAATAGTGTACATCAATTAAATAAGGGTTGGggttaatagaaaaataagacacaGTAAGGAATAGCTAGATTATATAGGTGATTGACATGATAGAAGTTTGTGAAACTGTTCAGATACCATTAAATtactaatgtaaatattttaaaaagaccatTGATTTTCTGAAGTCATTTGTAGGTTTAGTGATTTTATCAGTTTATAATGTCTATACTTGTTAAAtggaatttttgaaaattattctagTGCGCCATCTTATCGCCTGCTTTCAAAGTCAGAGAATTTTCTATCACTGATGTAGTACCATATCCAATATCTCTGAGATGGAATTCTCCAGCTGAAGAAGGGTCAAGGTATCATGTTTATTAATGATTTATATACCTAAAGTTGACTATTAGGTCTGAGTAATATGTTGCTCTTCATTTCAGTTTACATAAATCTGTAACATTTTGTCGTAGTGCATGAAGGAAAGTGATCATTTATTTTAGTCAGAATAAATTTGTGTCCTTATTTAGTTTCTCACACTTGATTTTGCTGAAATCCTTGGTGCCTTTTATGTGCAGATTgatgtatattcctttttttttttttcctttaaattacatttattttaatgctgaatTTACTCCCGTGccataagtttttgtttcttcagtttcttctgggaTATCTTTTTCTTCTGGGCAACCTCCTTTTTTGGTTTAGGAACAATCTGTTCCTTTTCAGTAAGGATCATCTCAATGTGGCAGGGAAAGCTCATGTATGGGTTAATCCGACCATGAGCTCTGTAGGTCCGTCGGCGCATTTTAGGTGCTTTGTTCACTTGGATATGCTCGATGACCAGAGAATCTACATCTAAACCCTTAAGTTCAGCATTACTCTCTGCATTTTTAAGCATGTGCAGCAAAAATTCAGCACTCTTTTTGGGCCATCGACCTTGTGTCCAGCCCCACTGCTTGGCCTGGGCACACCTGCCAACTCCACCATTGTAACGTTGGAATGGTACGCACTGTTTCTGTAAAGTGACATCTTTCAGATACTTCGTGGCTTTTCGAATATGCATACCCTTGATGGCCTGGGCAGTTTCACGAGTGTTCTTAAAGTGAACACGAAGATTGGAACCTCTTGATTTGCATGATTTCGTGGGGTTCTCCGGGTCAAGTGAATAGCGAACCATTTTCACAGATTACCTCAGGCCGCTTAGGGaaagagttttcctttttttactgACTTTATATATAAAGATTCTTGGGAACTCTTATAATCTGGAAATAATGCCATTTGAAAAGAGAGAGACTAACACTATACAATAATTACAAACCTGGAACGCAGGGCTAAAAGTGTTAGGAATATCCTGAATCcgtgtttttgtctttttcctccaTTCAGTGACTGTGAAGTCTTTTCCAAAAATCATGCTGCTCCTTTCTCTAAAGTCCTTACATTTTATAGAAAGGAACCTTTCACTCTTGAGGCCTACTACAGCTCTCCTCAGGATTTGCCCTATCCAGATCCTGCTATAGGTAAGAGTtgggaatttaaagaaaaaaaaaaaggcacagtggctcacagctgtaatcccaacactttggaaggctaaagtgggaggatcacttgagccgaggagttcgagatcacgtagtgggcaacatagtgggaccctgtctccatttaaaaaaataaaaaataaaaaagcttatcTACTTGGAGAGTTGGCGTAGTAGAAAGAACAAGTACGGTGTTCTGAAATTTAGAGGCTTTAGATTACAAAAGAAAACCTCTTCCAGTCTCGTTAACAGGTTTAGAACCAGCCAAATGGCTATTACTTAATTGGATCTCCCATCGTATCGGCAGTTTTTCTTGGTTAACGCACATTGTAGTTACAGCTTGTGTATAAGGTGGGGCTGTATACTCTAAGGAATTAACGAAATTCAATTTGGACCCTAACATACAGTTATAAGATGTATACAGAAaatcgccgggcgtggtggctcacgcctataatcccagcactttgggaggcctaggttgGCAGAtaacaaagtcaggagatcgagagcatcctggctaacacagtgaaaccgggtgtctactgaaaaaatacaaaaaaaaattagccaggcatgccgatgggcgcctgtagtcccagctacttgggagtctgaggcaggagaatggtgtgaacccgggaggcagagcttgcagtgagccaagatcatgccactgcacaccagcctgggcgacagagtgagactccgtctcagaaaaaaaaaaaaagatgtatacgGAAAATCATTAGGAGATGGTGATACGATATCAAAGCATCCTAGGTTTCAGAACTTTGTTATCTAGAGTATTTATAGACTCTGAGAAACTCTGGAAATAATACTAgttgagaagagagagagaaactagtTATACTATAAAGACCTAGAATATATGGGTAAAGAATTAGGAGTATCCTGAATGGCATTTAGAAGCTGTAGAAAGTTAACCTATTCtgttttccccatctgtaaatcTGTAAAACCAGGAATAACAGTGATAATTCATACTTTTCAGAGTTCtgggaatgaagaaaatgtaaataaaacccTTGTACAGTAACTGAATCTAGAAATGGCAATTTACTGAGAAATGACAAGCAGTgtggaatcattttttttttcctgttttgttttttcagtagagaatgTGCCAAATATGTTTTAGGAATTAATCTGAAAGTACCATTtaaagataaatagaaataagaaattggaagaaaggaaagaattggGAGATATTTGAGTTCTTAATTGGGGCAGGATAATAAGagactgaaagaagaaagaaatctgatGATTTAATAAGATTCTAAGAAGAtccattttgcttattttaagcATCATGTTACTGAGCTATCATTGAAAAGTAGACATAATGTAACAATGTAGGCATATATTCATGCTTGAATTCATCCTCTTAGGTTATGTGTTCTTTTGTCTCTCGTATGTCCCTAGCTCAGTTTTCAGTTCAGAAAGTCACTCCTCAGTCTGATGGCTCCAGTTCAAAAGTGAAAGTCAAAGTTCGAGTAAATGTCCATGGCATTTTCAGTGTGTCCAGTGCATCCTTAGTGGAGGTTCACAAGTCTGAGGAAAATGAGGAGCCAATGGAAACAGATCAGAATGCAAAGGAGGAAGAGGTAATCTAGACATTGTATACCATTTGTGATGGCCCGGAAGTGACTTGTCTAGAAATTATAGCAAGTAGACTTGGTAGCAAGGGAGGAGCGTTGTGACAGAGCTGCTGATTGAGAGTGGATTTATATGTTTGCTCTTCCCCCAATATAAGTGAACCAGCAGTAGATTTTTATGCAGAATTTGTATAGAAATGGAACACAGTTGATTTCTCCTTTCAGATCTTATACTTCTCAACTTGAGTTATTCTTGATTCTGGTTATTGAATGCTCTTGAGTCTcagttaattattttcaaaagtagaATAGATTGTACACTCATTTGTTGGAATTATGCACTGGGTGTTGTCTTCATTGTTCATCAGAATCAAAGCTTTATAAAACTACAAATTACCTATGATTCTGGCacttcgggagcctgaggcaggaagacttcttgagcccagaagtttgaggccagcctgggcaacaaagtgagaccctcatctctactaaaagtaaaaattaaccaggtgtggtggcacacacctgtggtcccacctacatgggaggctgaggcaggaggattgtgtgagcctaggaggtcgaggctgcagtgagtcctgtttacaccactgcactccagcctgggtgacagagtgtgaccctgccTCTgggaaaacaaaactacaaatgCTGGGGTTTCATTCCCACAGATTTTACTGGAGTTGGTCTGGGCCGAGACCCAGGTAGCAGTAGTTTTAAAAGCCTCTCAGGTCATTCTAATATGTTGCAGACATTGAGAAGCCACTGGTTCAGGCTCTCCACAAACCTCTTCTTTCATCGTTGTTCTTAGGCTTTGTAATTTTAACGTGTTCACCTCCCCGAGCACATCCAGTGGTCATACTTTTGAGGATGAAGAGAGGCTGACTTAGGAACTATTTGAAAAAGTTGGAACTTTTGAGAGAAAATACCTTTGAGGAAGCCTGGAGAAGCTTATGCTCTCTTCAGGTTGTATTTTGTAGATTGTATTAAATGATGCCACATGGTGAACTGTGAGTACTTAATGGTGTACAAATCTGTTCCACAGTCATTCTTCTTTATGTAAGGGTAAGGCAGGACAAGTGTTATCCTCATTGTACAGATGTATTAACTAAGATCCAGAGTGGAAAATGTCTGTGTTATAGGTAATGTGGCCTACCTGGAATTTAAGCATAGGCCTTCTGATTGCTGGTAATTCAGCAGAAATTTCATAACCATGTGACTTTGTCAATGTGTAATGAAGGTTGTTTAGTCTTCCTAATTGCAAGATTTAATTTGACCTGTTTTTCAGAAGATGCAAGTGGACCAGGAAGAACCACATGTTGAAGAGCAACAGCAGCAGACACCAGCAGAAAATAAGGCAGAGTCTGAAGAAATGGAGGTATGAgttgtatggttttttttttttttttttttttaaggcagcgtttcaccgttgcccaggctggagtgcaatgacatgatctcggctcactgcaacctccacctcccggattcaagtaattcttctacctcagcctactgagtagctgggattacagatgcacaccaccatggcagctaattttttttttttgtattttttagtagagataaggtttcactgtgttggataggcaggtcttgaactcctgacctcaggtgatccacctgccttgtcctctcaaagtgctggtattacaggtgtgagccaccacgcccagctgagttGTGTTTTAGAATATGCACTGCAGGCTTTTTAAAGTACATGGTTTTGGCTAAGGGGCAGTGTCTTGAAACATAGTTATACTTAGAAACTCAATTTATTTGAACAATTTTTTAAGCAAGATTTTGTAGTGATATTTGTAGTGTGCTATTTGCAAGATGGCCTTTAAACTCTCTCCTGGTTTATACATGGGAAGAAAGCATGATTTATTTATGCT is a window from the Rhinopithecus roxellana isolate Shanxi Qingling chromosome 3, ASM756505v1, whole genome shotgun sequence genome containing:
- the LOC104659818 gene encoding 60S ribosomal protein L17 — its product is MVRYSLDPENPTKSCKSRGSNLRVHFKNTRETAQAIKGMHIRKATKYLKDVTLQKQCVPFQRYNGGVGRCAQAKQWGWTQGRWPKKSAEFLLHMLKNAESNAELKGLDVDSLVIEHIQVNKAPKMRRRTYRAHGRINPYMSFPCHIEMILTEKEQIVPKPKKEVAQKKKISQKKLKKQKLMARE